The following coding sequences are from one Desulfosporosinus orientis DSM 765 window:
- a CDS encoding Mini-ribonuclease 3 yields the protein MRNWQEMNALTLAYLGDAVYELWVRTHLLELGHEKVKELHKQAISYVRASTQAKVLHALLPDLNEIEQQIVMRGRNSKGGHPKNVDVLTYRHATAFESLIGYWHLSGQNSRMGWAFDQVDRMLLQERQAE from the coding sequence ATGCGAAATTGGCAAGAAATGAATGCGTTAACCTTGGCATATTTAGGGGATGCTGTTTATGAACTTTGGGTTCGTACACACTTACTGGAACTTGGGCACGAAAAGGTCAAAGAACTGCACAAGCAGGCGATTAGTTATGTACGCGCCAGCACTCAAGCTAAGGTGTTACACGCCCTTTTGCCGGACCTTAACGAAATTGAACAGCAAATTGTTATGCGGGGGAGGAACTCCAAAGGCGGGCATCCCAAAAATGTTGATGTATTGACGTATCGTCATGCAACGGCGTTTGAAAGCTTAATCGGTTACTGGCATCTAAGCGGACAGAATTCCCGCATGGGTTGGGCCTTCGACCAAGTAGACAGAATGCTTCTCCAAGAAAGACAGGCAGAATGA
- the sigH gene encoding RNA polymerase sporulation sigma factor SigH produces MTLQAQPELPECEIIDVIVDEEVVELAKEGDAAALEFLINKYKNFVRAKARSYFLIGADREDIIQEGMIGLYKAIRDFRGDKLSSFRAFAELCITRQIITAIKTATRQKHIPLNSYVSLNKPIYDEDSDRTLLDVISGTRITDPEELIISREEFDDIEEKMGEILSSLEWKVLMSYLEGKSYQEIAVDLRRHVKSIDNALQRVKRKLERYLERRDG; encoded by the coding sequence TTGACTCTTCAAGCCCAACCAGAACTACCGGAGTGCGAAATCATCGACGTTATCGTGGATGAAGAGGTGGTTGAGCTTGCCAAGGAAGGCGACGCTGCAGCACTAGAGTTTCTTATTAATAAATACAAAAATTTTGTTAGAGCAAAAGCACGTTCATACTTTCTAATTGGTGCAGACCGTGAAGATATTATCCAGGAAGGAATGATTGGTCTCTATAAGGCAATTCGGGATTTTCGCGGGGACAAACTCTCCTCCTTCAGAGCGTTCGCTGAATTGTGCATAACCCGACAGATCATTACTGCGATAAAAACTGCGACTAGGCAGAAGCACATTCCGTTAAACTCCTATGTTTCTTTGAATAAGCCTATTTATGATGAGGACTCGGATAGGACTCTTCTTGATGTTATATCAGGAACTCGAATTACGGATCCCGAGGAGCTGATTATCAGCCGGGAGGAATTTGACGATATCGAGGAAAAGATGGGTGAAATCCTAAGTTCTCTGGAATGGAAAGTACTCATGTCGTATTTGGAGGGTAAATCTTATCAAGAAATTGCTGTTGACTTGAGAAGGCATGTGAAGTCAATCGATAACGCGTTACAGAGGGTTAAACGAAAACTTGAGCGATATCTCGAACGACGTGATGGGTAA
- the rpmG gene encoding 50S ribosomal protein L33 translates to MRVGIILACTECKHRNYATMKNKKNNPDRLEAQKFCKFCKSHTLHKETK, encoded by the coding sequence ATGCGTGTTGGCATTATTTTAGCATGTACGGAGTGCAAGCATCGTAACTATGCTACAATGAAAAACAAGAAAAACAACCCAGATCGCTTGGAAGCTCAAAAGTTTTGCAAGTTCTGCAAGAGCCACACTCTGCATAAAGAAACTAAGTAA
- the rplA gene encoding 50S ribosomal protein L1: protein MAKVGKKYQEAVKSFDRAALHEPTEALSIVKANAKAKFDETVEVAFKLGIDTRHADQQIRGAVVLPNGTGKTRTVLVFARGEKAKEAELAGADFVGAEDMIAKIEQGWFGFEVVVATPDMMGMVGKLGRVLGPKGLMPNPKTGTVTLDVTRAIKEIKAGKIEYRADKAGIIHAPIGKASFSVEQLLENYRVLGEVLVKAKPAAAKGQYMRSVTVSSTMGPGVRINPVKAL, encoded by the coding sequence ATGGCTAAAGTAGGTAAAAAGTATCAAGAGGCTGTAAAATCTTTTGATCGTGCAGCTCTTCATGAGCCAACAGAAGCATTATCCATTGTTAAAGCGAATGCGAAAGCAAAGTTCGACGAGACTGTCGAAGTTGCTTTTAAATTAGGCATTGACACTCGGCATGCTGATCAACAAATTCGTGGAGCGGTAGTCCTTCCTAATGGGACTGGTAAAACACGGACTGTGTTGGTATTTGCCCGAGGAGAAAAGGCTAAAGAAGCTGAGCTGGCAGGAGCAGACTTTGTTGGAGCTGAAGATATGATCGCTAAAATCGAGCAGGGTTGGTTCGGTTTTGAAGTTGTTGTCGCAACTCCAGATATGATGGGGATGGTTGGTAAACTTGGTCGTGTACTTGGACCAAAAGGTCTTATGCCAAACCCTAAAACCGGAACAGTAACCCTTGATGTAACTCGTGCGATCAAGGAAATTAAGGCTGGTAAGATTGAGTACCGTGCAGACAAGGCCGGTATTATCCATGCACCTATAGGCAAAGCCTCATTCAGTGTGGAACAGTTGCTGGAAAACTATCGTGTGTTAGGGGAAGTTTTAGTTAAGGCGAAGCCTGCTGCTGCCAAAGGTCAATACATGAGGAGTGTTACAGTATCCTCCACCATGGGACCGGGCGTGCGCATCAACCCTGTTAAAGCACTCTAA
- the rlmB gene encoding 23S rRNA (guanosine(2251)-2'-O)-methyltransferase RlmB: MNFLNDEIVYGKNPVVELLKSGKPVNKVLLIKESSGGRNQEIISLLQERNILYQFVDRQTLDRLANRERHQGILAYLAARDYADVEDILAFAESRQEDPFILMLDEIEDPHNLGALLRTVDAVSAHGVIIPKRRSVALTGTVAKTSAGAVEHVKVARVSNLVQTLKDLKKIGCWVSGAEASGKNVFEADLTGPRVIVIGSEGKGISRLLRENCDELVSLPMKGKVSSLNASVAGSIMLYEVLRQRVSAR; encoded by the coding sequence GTGAACTTCTTGAACGACGAAATAGTTTATGGTAAAAATCCGGTTGTTGAACTTCTAAAGAGCGGAAAACCGGTTAATAAAGTTCTTCTAATCAAGGAAAGTTCGGGTGGGCGAAATCAAGAAATTATTTCCCTTTTACAGGAGAGAAATATTTTATACCAATTCGTCGATCGCCAGACCCTTGATCGGTTGGCAAATCGTGAGCGGCATCAAGGAATACTTGCCTATTTGGCGGCAAGAGATTACGCTGACGTTGAGGATATCCTTGCTTTCGCCGAATCGAGGCAGGAAGACCCGTTTATCCTAATGCTGGATGAAATAGAAGACCCGCACAACCTGGGTGCCTTGCTGCGGACGGTAGACGCTGTGAGCGCTCATGGGGTTATTATTCCCAAGCGGCGAAGTGTAGCACTAACTGGGACTGTGGCCAAAACTTCAGCAGGGGCAGTGGAGCATGTAAAAGTTGCCCGAGTGAGCAATCTTGTTCAAACACTCAAGGATTTGAAAAAAATCGGTTGTTGGGTGTCGGGAGCTGAAGCAAGCGGAAAAAATGTGTTTGAAGCAGATCTTACCGGTCCAAGGGTCATTGTCATTGGCAGTGAAGGGAAAGGGATAAGTCGTTTGCTCCGAGAAAATTGTGATGAACTGGTCAGTTTGCCTATGAAAGGGAAAGTGAGCTCTTTAAATGCCAGTGTGGCCGGATCGATAATGCTTTATGAAGTTCTCAGACAGAGGGTCAGCGCCCGTTAA
- the nusG gene encoding transcription termination/antitermination protein NusG translates to MAKDWFVIHTYSGYENKVKMNLEKRVESMNMEEKIFRVLVPMEDEVEFKNGKQKITKRKVYPGYVLVEMEMTDDSWYVVRNTPGVTGFVGSGTKPIPLLESEVVTILQQMGMDEIQTRVDFEINQSVQVIAGPFKDFVGVVREILADKGKLRVEVSMFGRETPVELEFTQVQKLD, encoded by the coding sequence ATGGCAAAAGATTGGTTTGTGATTCATACCTATTCTGGCTATGAGAACAAAGTGAAGATGAACCTCGAAAAACGCGTTGAATCAATGAATATGGAAGAAAAGATTTTTCGAGTGCTTGTTCCCATGGAAGATGAAGTTGAGTTCAAAAATGGAAAACAAAAGATTACCAAACGCAAAGTATATCCGGGTTATGTGCTTGTCGAGATGGAAATGACGGACGACTCGTGGTATGTTGTTCGCAATACTCCAGGTGTAACCGGATTCGTTGGGTCTGGAACGAAGCCTATTCCTTTGCTTGAAAGTGAAGTAGTGACAATTCTGCAACAAATGGGAATGGATGAGATTCAAACGCGGGTTGACTTTGAGATTAATCAAAGTGTCCAGGTGATTGCTGGTCCATTTAAAGATTTTGTTGGCGTGGTTCGAGAAATTCTTGCCGATAAAGGCAAATTGCGGGTTGAAGTATCCATGTTTGGGAGAGAGACACCCGTTGAACTTGAGTTCACACAGGTTCAAAAATTAGACTAA
- the thyX gene encoding FAD-dependent thymidylate synthase yields MRVELIQYTPEPEKVVAAAARLCYSADSVSELCERLDDEKVAGFVRRLREMGHLSTFEHVSFQFSIDGVSRALSHQLVRHRIASYSQRSQRYVEEKGFDFVIPPSVKGNPAALKQFEQVMTRLQENYRELLNCVPAEDARYVLPNACTTSVMATFNARSLLNFFEHRTCQRAQWEIRFLANRMLELVRNVAPNLFSEAGPTCITQGVCRQGTYSCGRLKTLEGKK; encoded by the coding sequence ATGAGAGTAGAACTTATTCAATACACACCAGAACCGGAAAAAGTCGTTGCTGCCGCTGCGCGTTTATGTTATTCAGCGGATTCAGTATCTGAATTATGTGAGCGCCTGGACGATGAGAAGGTAGCTGGTTTTGTGCGAAGGCTTCGAGAAATGGGTCACCTTTCTACTTTTGAACATGTTAGCTTTCAATTTTCTATAGATGGTGTATCCAGAGCTTTATCCCATCAATTAGTACGTCATCGTATTGCCAGCTATTCACAGCGTTCCCAGCGTTATGTCGAAGAGAAAGGGTTTGATTTTGTAATTCCCCCGAGTGTTAAAGGAAATCCTGCAGCGCTTAAGCAATTTGAGCAAGTGATGACTCGTCTGCAGGAGAATTATCGAGAACTTTTAAATTGTGTGCCTGCAGAAGATGCCCGATATGTTTTGCCTAATGCCTGCACAACTTCGGTTATGGCAACCTTTAACGCCCGATCCTTATTGAATTTCTTTGAGCATCGGACCTGTCAGCGAGCACAATGGGAAATCCGTTTTTTGGCTAATAGAATGCTGGAGTTGGTACGCAATGTGGCTCCTAATTTATTTAGTGAAGCCGGTCCAACCTGTATAACTCAAGGAGTCTGCCGGCAAGGAACTTATAGCTGCGGCAGATTGAAAACCCTGGAAGGAAAGAAGTGA
- the rplJ gene encoding 50S ribosomal protein L10 — translation MPNIEEKSLVVSEIKEKFQQSSGIVLADYRGLTVAQVTQLRSQLRKAGVEYRVLKNTLVRRAADELGVEGLDPYLKGPTALAFSADPVAPAKILTNFAKENKLKTFQIKAGVLEGKVIGADNVKALADLPSREVLLTMVLRGMQAPLAGMVNVLQGPIRKMGYALEEVRKLKAAQ, via the coding sequence ATGCCTAACATCGAAGAAAAAAGTCTTGTAGTATCAGAAATCAAAGAGAAGTTTCAACAGTCTTCGGGAATAGTCTTAGCTGACTACCGTGGTTTAACTGTGGCCCAAGTAACGCAACTGCGTTCTCAATTACGCAAAGCCGGAGTTGAGTACCGGGTTTTAAAAAATACTCTCGTACGTCGTGCTGCCGATGAGTTAGGGGTTGAAGGACTTGATCCCTATCTTAAGGGTCCCACCGCTCTTGCTTTTAGCGCCGATCCTGTTGCACCGGCCAAAATCTTAACGAATTTTGCCAAGGAAAACAAACTTAAAACATTCCAAATTAAAGCAGGGGTACTGGAAGGCAAGGTGATTGGTGCAGACAATGTCAAAGCTCTCGCTGATCTGCCTTCTCGTGAAGTCTTGCTCACGATGGTTCTGCGCGGTATGCAAGCTCCTCTTGCCGGTATGGTTAATGTTCTTCAAGGACCGATCCGTAAGATGGGGTATGCCTTGGAAGAAGTACGTAAGCTTAAAGCTGCTCAATAA
- the secE gene encoding preprotein translocase subunit SecE, whose translation MGELKKPANTQRQKDKAMEYFRGVLSELKKVHWPSRRQLLSYTVVVFFAVAIVSILMWIVDSGLNAALTKLLP comes from the coding sequence ATGGGCGAGTTGAAGAAACCGGCCAATACTCAGCGACAGAAAGATAAGGCGATGGAGTATTTCCGCGGGGTTTTGAGCGAACTCAAAAAAGTTCATTGGCCAAGCCGCAGGCAGTTGCTTAGCTACACTGTAGTTGTGTTTTTTGCGGTGGCGATTGTATCCATTCTGATGTGGATTGTTGATAGCGGTTTAAACGCGGCCTTGACCAAGCTGCTGCCCTAA
- the rplK gene encoding 50S ribosomal protein L11 has translation MAKKVIGLVKLAINAGKATPAPPVGPALGQHGVNIMGFCKEYNERTKDQAGLIIPVEITVYEDRSFTFITKTPPAAVLLKKAANINSGSSEPNRKKVASVPKSKIREIADTKMKDLNAASIEAAMRMIEGTARSMGIDVVEG, from the coding sequence ATGGCAAAGAAAGTAATTGGGTTGGTAAAACTAGCAATTAATGCAGGAAAGGCAACACCGGCACCTCCGGTTGGTCCAGCTCTGGGTCAGCACGGGGTCAATATTATGGGTTTTTGCAAAGAGTATAATGAACGCACAAAAGATCAAGCAGGTTTAATTATCCCTGTTGAGATTACCGTCTATGAAGACCGTTCCTTTACCTTTATTACCAAGACCCCGCCAGCAGCAGTGTTGCTCAAAAAAGCAGCCAACATCAATTCCGGCTCTTCTGAACCAAATCGCAAGAAGGTTGCTTCAGTTCCTAAATCAAAAATTCGTGAAATTGCCGATACTAAGATGAAGGACTTAAATGCTGCAAGCATTGAAGCAGCAATGCGGATGATTGAAGGAACAGCTCGGAGCATGGGAATCGACGTCGTTGAAGGCTAA
- the rplL gene encoding 50S ribosomal protein L7/L12 produces MSKVNEILEAVKGLTVLELSELVKAFEEEFGVSAAAPVAVAGGAVAAAPAGDAAEEKTEFDVILTNCGASKIGVIKVVREATGLGLKEAKDLVDNAPKPVKEKVSKDEAEALKAKLTEAGATVEVK; encoded by the coding sequence ATGTCTAAAGTTAATGAAATTCTCGAAGCCGTAAAAGGCTTAACTGTCCTTGAGTTATCTGAACTTGTAAAAGCTTTCGAAGAAGAGTTTGGCGTAAGTGCCGCTGCTCCTGTAGCAGTTGCAGGCGGTGCGGTTGCCGCTGCTCCTGCTGGCGATGCAGCTGAAGAAAAAACAGAGTTTGACGTTATTCTTACAAACTGTGGAGCTTCTAAAATCGGAGTTATTAAAGTAGTTCGTGAAGCAACCGGATTAGGTCTTAAAGAAGCAAAAGACCTCGTAGACAATGCTCCAAAACCGGTTAAAGAGAAAGTTTCCAAAGATGAAGCTGAAGCCTTAAAAGCTAAATTAACTGAAGCCGGAGCTACCGTCGAAGTAAAGTAA
- the cysS gene encoding cysteine--tRNA ligase — protein MSLRLYNTMTRQKEEFQPRENGKVAMYVCGPTTYNYFHAGNARMFVVFDMIRRYFIYKGYDVRYVQNFTDVDDKIIQRGNVEGMDPLALGQKYIEEYFKDAKALNLMPATVHPKATEHIPEMIEIIQGLIDTGLAYEVDGDVYFAVERFPDYGKLSGRTIEDMKAGARVEVDERKKHPMDFALWKKAKPGEPFWQSPWGEGRPGWHIECSAMSLKYLGAGFDIHGGGEDLSFPHHENEIAQTEGYLKGETFARYWMHNAFLTINQEKMSKSLGNFFTIRELLENNPGEVIRFYLLGTHYRSPLDFNDQNLSMAQKGLERLQTSVRLAQEALNRSGTQKNDPIHGGLVEAAQEARKAFEKAMDDDFNSALAYAALFELAKTMNGHVKENSQSSEGLAVAQKTLIELGGVLGFDLLHPAQVSVENEELLSQVMNVVLQIRSKSRQKKDWEMADFIRDSLKEKGIVIEDTPQGARWQLKK, from the coding sequence ATGTCTTTGAGATTATACAACACCATGACCCGTCAAAAAGAGGAGTTTCAGCCAAGGGAGAACGGGAAAGTAGCGATGTACGTATGCGGCCCGACGACCTATAACTATTTTCACGCAGGAAATGCCCGAATGTTTGTTGTCTTTGACATGATTAGACGATACTTTATCTACAAAGGTTATGATGTTCGCTATGTCCAGAATTTTACGGACGTCGATGATAAGATTATTCAGCGAGGAAATGTAGAAGGAATGGACCCTCTGGCTTTAGGTCAAAAATATATTGAGGAATATTTTAAAGATGCTAAAGCTTTAAACCTTATGCCGGCAACAGTTCATCCTAAAGCTACGGAACATATCCCTGAAATGATTGAGATTATTCAGGGGCTTATTGATACTGGATTAGCCTATGAAGTAGATGGGGATGTTTATTTTGCAGTGGAACGGTTCCCCGATTATGGGAAGTTATCCGGCAGAACCATTGAAGATATGAAGGCTGGTGCCCGGGTAGAAGTAGATGAACGCAAAAAGCATCCCATGGATTTTGCACTTTGGAAAAAGGCTAAACCTGGTGAACCATTTTGGCAAAGTCCTTGGGGAGAGGGGCGTCCGGGCTGGCATATTGAGTGTTCGGCCATGTCTTTAAAATATCTGGGAGCGGGATTTGATATTCATGGCGGAGGGGAGGATCTCTCATTTCCACATCATGAAAATGAGATTGCTCAAACAGAAGGTTACCTTAAGGGAGAAACCTTTGCCCGCTATTGGATGCACAATGCGTTTCTAACTATCAATCAAGAAAAAATGTCTAAGTCTCTGGGAAATTTCTTTACGATCCGTGAATTGTTGGAAAATAATCCTGGAGAAGTGATTAGATTTTATTTGTTGGGAACTCATTATCGAAGTCCTTTGGATTTTAACGACCAGAATTTAAGTATGGCTCAAAAAGGTTTGGAACGCCTGCAAACCAGTGTTCGTTTGGCGCAGGAAGCCTTGAACAGAAGTGGAACACAAAAAAACGATCCAATCCACGGAGGATTGGTGGAGGCTGCTCAGGAAGCACGTAAAGCCTTTGAAAAAGCCATGGATGATGATTTTAATTCAGCACTTGCCTATGCAGCTCTCTTCGAGCTGGCGAAAACCATGAATGGGCATGTAAAAGAAAATTCCCAGTCTTCAGAAGGATTGGCTGTCGCTCAAAAGACATTAATAGAGCTTGGCGGGGTTTTAGGTTTTGATTTGCTTCATCCTGCTCAAGTTAGTGTGGAAAATGAAGAATTGTTAAGTCAAGTCATGAATGTGGTCTTACAGATTCGCTCAAAATCCCGCCAGAAAAAAGATTGGGAAATGGCAGATTTTATCCGGGATTCCTTGAAAGAAAAAGGCATCGTAATTGAAGATACGCCACAAGGTGCAAGGTGGCAGCTTAAGAAGTAG
- the cysE gene encoding serine O-acetyltransferase has translation MFGQLKRDIQVIFERDPAAKSIWEVVLCYPGFHAVIFHRLAHWLYRRKLVLLPRMISQFSRFLTGIEIHPGATIGQGLFIDHGTGVVIGETTEIGNNVTLYQGVTLGGTGKEKGKRHPTIGNNVVIGAGARVLGSFKVGDNVKIGAGSVVNKPVPSDTTVVGVPGRIVLHHGVPIKDPDLRHDDLPDPVNEMLKCLMQRVEYLEEILKKEESGYNVFEIIQHHDPSKRGVSAKGERESSDVRMRPDDL, from the coding sequence ATGTTCGGACAGCTTAAGCGCGATATTCAAGTTATCTTTGAACGAGATCCTGCTGCAAAAAGTATCTGGGAGGTCGTTTTATGCTACCCGGGGTTTCATGCCGTAATTTTTCACCGGCTGGCCCATTGGTTGTATCGCCGTAAATTGGTTTTATTGCCGCGCATGATCTCTCAATTTTCTCGTTTTTTAACAGGGATAGAAATTCATCCGGGGGCGACGATTGGCCAAGGCCTATTTATTGACCATGGAACGGGTGTTGTCATTGGGGAAACCACGGAAATTGGGAACAATGTCACCCTTTATCAAGGAGTTACTCTTGGCGGGACAGGTAAAGAAAAAGGCAAAAGGCATCCGACCATTGGAAATAATGTGGTGATTGGGGCTGGGGCCAGGGTACTAGGTTCATTTAAAGTTGGAGATAATGTCAAAATAGGTGCCGGTTCAGTTGTCAACAAGCCGGTTCCAAGTGACACAACGGTAGTAGGTGTTCCGGGGCGAATCGTTCTCCATCACGGAGTTCCCATTAAAGATCCTGATTTAAGACACGATGATTTGCCCGATCCGGTGAACGAAATGTTGAAATGTCTGATGCAGCGTGTGGAATATCTAGAAGAAATTCTAAAAAAAGAGGAGAGTGGATACAATGTCTTTGAGATTATACAACACCATGACCCGTCAAAAAGAGGAGTTTCAGCCAAGGGAGAACGGGAAAGTAGCGATGTACGTATGCGGCCCGACGACCTATAA